One Roseburia rectibacter DNA window includes the following coding sequences:
- a CDS encoding citrate/2-methylcitrate synthase, giving the protein MNQYGDFGKETEELMMICERNDRIPPELFKEFGVKRGLRDVDGTGVLAGISNISRIDAFKTENGKKIPCDGQLWYRGYNVIDLIQGFEGKRFGFEEVAYLLLFGELPDTAKLGAFKSMLEECRQLPTNFTRDVIMKAPSKDIMNSLTRSVLTLASYDETIADQELHTQLEQCIKLISVFPMLAVYGYHAYNHYICDDSLYIHRPQEGLSAAENLLLMLRPDKAYTELEARVLDIALVLHMEHGGGNNSTFTTRVVTSSGSDTYSVMAAALSSLKGPKHGGANIKVVEMMDDMRSHVKDWGDRDEVKNYLEQLVDKQAFDRKGLIYGMGHAVYSLSDPRARVFKSFVERLAVAKGREKDFALYSMVENLAPEVIAEKRHIYKGVSANVDFYSGFVYSMLDIPLELYTPIFAIARIVGWSAHRMEELVNMDKIIRPAYRSIMPEKVYVPLEEREQ; this is encoded by the coding sequence ATGAACCAATATGGAGATTTTGGAAAAGAAACGGAAGAACTGATGATGATATGTGAACGTAACGACAGGATCCCGCCGGAGCTGTTTAAAGAGTTCGGTGTAAAACGTGGTTTAAGGGACGTAGATGGAACCGGTGTACTTGCAGGAATCAGCAATATCTCAAGAATTGATGCATTTAAAACAGAAAATGGAAAAAAGATTCCGTGTGACGGACAGCTCTGGTACCGTGGTTATAATGTGATCGATCTGATCCAGGGATTTGAAGGGAAACGTTTTGGATTTGAGGAAGTGGCATATCTTCTTTTGTTTGGTGAACTGCCGGATACTGCAAAATTAGGAGCATTCAAGAGCATGCTCGAAGAGTGCAGACAGCTTCCGACAAACTTTACCAGAGATGTCATTATGAAGGCACCGAGCAAGGATATCATGAATTCACTGACAAGAAGTGTGCTGACACTTGCTTCCTATGATGAGACGATCGCAGACCAGGAACTTCATACACAGTTAGAACAGTGTATCAAACTGATCAGTGTATTTCCGATGCTTGCGGTATACGGCTACCATGCATATAACCATTATATCTGTGATGACAGCCTTTATATCCATCGTCCGCAGGAGGGGCTGTCTGCAGCAGAGAATCTGCTTCTTATGCTCCGACCGGATAAGGCATACACGGAACTGGAAGCGCGCGTGCTCGATATAGCACTGGTGCTTCATATGGAGCATGGTGGAGGAAATAACTCTACATTTACAACAAGAGTTGTAACATCCTCCGGATCTGATACATATTCTGTCATGGCAGCAGCACTTTCTTCCCTGAAAGGACCAAAACACGGTGGTGCCAATATCAAGGTTGTAGAAATGATGGATGATATGAGAAGCCATGTAAAGGACTGGGGAGACAGGGATGAAGTTAAAAACTACTTAGAGCAGCTTGTTGACAAACAGGCATTTGATCGCAAAGGCCTGATCTATGGCATGGGCCATGCCGTTTATTCGCTTTCTGATCCGAGAGCACGCGTGTTCAAAAGTTTTGTGGAACGGCTTGCTGTGGCAAAGGGAAGGGAAAAAGATTTTGCACTTTACAGTATGGTGGAGAATCTTGCACCAGAAGTGATCGCAGAAAAACGTCATATTTACAAAGGAGTTTCTGCAAATGTTGATTTTTACAGTGGATTTGTATACAGCATGTTAGACATTCCGTTAGAACTTTATACACCGATCTTTGCGATCGCCCGTATTGTCGGATGGAGTGCACATCGTATGGAAGAACTGGTAAATATGGATAAGATCATTCGTCCTGCATACCGGAGCATCATGCCGGAGAAAGTGTACGTGCCGTTAGAAGAGCGAGAACAGTAA
- a CDS encoding SEC-C metal-binding domain-containing protein, whose amino-acid sequence MALLEQWQKIAYNEKTDRGELQRFWQRYFLLEKGVYEKLLTNPDEKVEGTVKELADKYNLSIMEMTGFLDGINDSLVEPNPIDTMEEDTKVSLAFDKEKLYKNMVDAKADWLYELPQWNEIFDGETKRRLYLEQKKSGTVIVGKKIGRNDPCPCGSGKKYKYCCMNK is encoded by the coding sequence ATGGCATTATTAGAACAGTGGCAGAAAATTGCCTATAATGAGAAAACAGACAGAGGGGAATTACAGAGATTCTGGCAGAGATATTTCCTTTTGGAAAAAGGCGTATATGAGAAGCTTCTTACAAACCCGGATGAGAAGGTTGAGGGAACTGTAAAAGAGCTTGCTGATAAATATAATCTGAGCATCATGGAGATGACAGGTTTCCTGGATGGAATCAATGACAGTTTAGTAGAGCCGAATCCAATCGATACCATGGAGGAGGATACAAAAGTAAGCCTTGCATTTGATAAAGAAAAATTATACAAGAACATGGTAGATGCAAAGGCTGACTGGCTGTATGAGCTTCCTCAGTGGAATGAGATCTTCGATGGTGAGACAAAAAGAAGACTGTACTTAGAGCAGAAGAAGTCCGGAACTGTTATTGTTGGCAAAAAGATCGGACGTAACGATCCATGCCCATGCGGATCTGGCAAGAAATATAAATACTGCTGTATGAATAAATAA